A stretch of Gossypium hirsutum isolate 1008001.06 chromosome A06, Gossypium_hirsutum_v2.1, whole genome shotgun sequence DNA encodes these proteins:
- the LOC121230650 gene encoding putative GATA transcription factor 22 → MTPAFLNPPPSPNFPFVELKEEPHHLQLFLSVNKYEGGSSASDQQASSSSSSSSLQSTVEDQKATNAQNSSFGRNEERNYESSAEDNKNGITVKWMSSKMRLMKKMMNSNSNCSSSSSSSRGSTDHKFQYPVTGNGEANAIRVCSDCNTTTTPLWRSGPRGPKSLCNACGIRQRKARRAMEAATVAAESGAGVATDAAILMKFKENNKEKKSRIGQFKKQQFKAQSDYNSPYSQQSQKKLYFKELASSLSKNSALQSVFPRDVEDAAILLMELSCGLIHS, encoded by the exons ATGACACCAGCATTTCTTAACCCACCACCATCTCCTAATTTCCCCTTTGTGGAGCTAAAAGAAGAACCCCATCATCTTCAGCTTTTTCTCTCT gTGAATAAGTATGAAGGTGGATCATCAGCAAGCGACCAACAAGccagttcatcatcttcatcttcatcactTCAATCAACGGTGGAAGATCAGAAGGCAACCAACGCCCAAAATTCATCCTTTGGAAGAAACGAGGAAAGGAATTACGAAAGCAGTGCAGAGGATAATAAAAATGGGATAACAGTGAAATGGATGTCATCCAAAATGaggctaatgaagaagatgatgaactCCAACTCCAACTGCAGTAGCAGTAGCAGTAGCAGTAGGGGATCAACAGATCACAAGTTTCAATATCCGGTGACTGGTAATGGTGAAGCCAACGCCATTAGAGTCTGCTCCGACTGTAACACCACCACGACACCGCTTTGGAGAAGTGGCCCTCGAGGTCCCAAA TCTCTTTGCAATGCTTGTGGGATTCGGCAAAGGAAGGCAAGACGAGCCATGGAAGCGGCCACGGTAGCGGCCGAAAGCGGTGCTGGAGTTGCAACCGATGCAGCAATATTAATGAAATTTAAGGAAAACAACAAGGAAAAGAAATCACGTATTGGGCAATTCAAAAAACAACAATTCAAGGCACAATCGGATTATAATTCTCCTTATAGTCAACAAAGCCAAAAGAAGCTTTACTTCAAGGAATTGGCTTCGAGTTTAAGCAAGAATTCAGCTTTGCAGAGTGTGTTTCCTCGGGACGTTGAAGATGCGGCAATCCTTTTAATGGAGCTCTCTTGTGGCCTTATTCATAGTTga